The proteins below come from a single Bacteroidota bacterium genomic window:
- a CDS encoding GWxTD domain-containing protein, whose amino-acid sequence MKKLLAVVKLTFIFLLTLMMIISCASTKKRGAKKDNFNLTNIYNPGSTPLHPEFMVYHSFDSTSLLLSKVFPTELLFNQANPQRKTQASLQISYQMVDISTNLNNKQICDSASHNFNIDISKLQKRFFAFIPIKAKEGRKYLLTVTTNDLLRKTMQRTFLIVDKTNEFNSQNFEVISRYDNFPIFSSYTDSNEVFSIHYRQGNSKNAIFIKYYKSEQPVPPPAFFPTPVGTRFDKPDSIWKYPFSDSIAFKLPYKGMYFFQMDTAQNKGLTLFNFGSAYPRVLRANQMIGPLQYLTNSSEFEAIKSISNPKTAVDNFWIKTSKNIDVSRELIRVFYNRVFFSNYYFTADREGWKTDRGMIYIIYGLPNNLVKKPDEEIWSYYDKSNPQVITFSFKKMENPFSNNFYVLQRGENLTTHWRQAVDSWRHGKVYNLGEEQH is encoded by the coding sequence ATGAAAAAATTATTAGCAGTTGTAAAACTGACCTTTATTTTTTTGCTGACCCTAATGATGATCATTTCCTGTGCAAGCACAAAAAAAAGGGGCGCTAAAAAAGATAACTTTAATCTGACCAATATTTACAATCCGGGAAGTACTCCGTTACATCCCGAATTCATGGTATATCATAGTTTTGATAGTACTTCCCTGCTGTTGTCCAAGGTTTTCCCCACCGAACTGCTTTTTAACCAGGCCAATCCGCAGCGCAAAACACAGGCCTCCCTGCAGATATCCTATCAAATGGTTGATATTTCCACAAACCTGAACAATAAGCAGATTTGTGACAGTGCTTCCCATAATTTTAATATAGACATCAGCAAACTCCAGAAACGTTTTTTCGCCTTCATTCCCATTAAAGCCAAAGAAGGAAGGAAATATCTGCTGACGGTTACAACAAATGATCTTCTGAGAAAGACCATGCAGCGCACTTTTTTAATTGTTGATAAAACTAATGAATTTAACAGCCAGAATTTTGAGGTAATTTCAAGATACGACAATTTCCCTATTTTCAGTTCCTATACCGACAGCAACGAAGTCTTTTCAATACATTACCGACAAGGCAATTCCAAGAATGCCATTTTTATTAAATATTACAAAAGTGAACAGCCCGTACCCCCGCCGGCCTTTTTCCCCACCCCTGTCGGTACCCGTTTTGACAAGCCGGACAGCATCTGGAAATATCCTTTTTCTGATTCCATAGCCTTTAAACTTCCCTATAAGGGGATGTATTTCTTTCAAATGGATACAGCTCAAAATAAAGGGCTTACACTTTTTAACTTTGGAAGTGCCTACCCCAGGGTATTACGGGCCAATCAGATGATAGGCCCCCTTCAATATTTGACCAATTCATCAGAGTTTGAGGCGATCAAATCAATTTCCAATCCCAAAACTGCCGTAGACAATTTTTGGATAAAGACTTCAAAGAACATCGATGTATCCAGGGAACTGATCAGGGTATTTTATAACCGGGTCTTTTTCTCCAACTATTATTTCACAGCCGACCGTGAAGGTTGGAAAACAGACCGAGGAATGATTTATATTATTTATGGCTTGCCCAACAACCTGGTAAAAAAGCCTGATGAAGAAATCTGGTCTTATTACGACAAATCAAATCCTCAGGTCATTACTTTTTCTTTTAAGAAAATGGAAAATCCGTTCAGCAATAATTTTTACGTGCTGCAACGTGGAGAAAACCTGACCACACACTGGCGGCAGGCCGTAGATTCCTGGCGGCACGGGAAAGTATATAACCTGGGTGAAGAGCAACATTAA